The Vespula vulgaris chromosome 4, iyVesVulg1.1, whole genome shotgun sequence genome has a segment encoding these proteins:
- the LOC127062930 gene encoding uncharacterized protein LOC127062930 isoform X8, whose product MWKLLWTATLVAVLSTCNAKHIERDKRAIENYPIPQRAFDGYHYETPSKPFTLPPSRDTTTKVTIQTRPIPSTFPPRTKPPYSYSTPEEPLTFPPTPRVTTKPPLVPSTLPPRTKPPYSYPTPEEPLTFPPTPRVTTKPPLVPSTLPPRTKPPYSYPTPEEPLTFPPTPRVTTKPPIHPTTPHPGYPQSTPTIPFPLPPSPPTRPPYQPPQTPARPPYQPPQTPSIPTYQPPQTPTRPPYQPPQTPSKPPYQPPQTPSIPPYQPPQTPPRPPYQPPQTPTKPPYQPPQTPTKPPYQPPQTPPRPPYQPPQTPARPPYETTPHPGYSKSTPKIPFPLPPKTSRPPYPTPEEPITRPPTRPPTQPPTKPSYLPPTLQPSTKPPPYQPPTQPPTRQPPYQPPTQPPTRPPPYQPPTQPPTRPPPYQPPTQPPTRPPPYQPPTQPPTRPPPYQPPTQPPTRQPPYQPPTQPPTRPPPYQPPTQPPTRQPPYQPPTQPPTRQPPYQPPTQPPTRQPPYQPPTQPPTRPTYLPPPSQPTRPPPYQPPTLPPTRQPPYQPPTQPPTRQPPYQPPTQPPTRPPPYQPPTQPPTRQPPYQPPTQPPTRPPPYQPPTQPPTRPPPYQPPTQPPTRPPPYQPPTQPPTRQPPYQPPTLPPTRPPPYQPPTQPPTKPTYLPPPTQPTRPPPYQPPTLPPTRQPPYQPPTLPPTRQPPYQPPTQPPTRPPPYQPPTQPPTRPPPYQPPTLPPTRPPPYQPPTQPPTRQPPYQPPTQPPTRQPPYQPPTQPPTRPPPYQPPTQPPTRQPPYQPPTQPPTKPTYLPPTSRPTIPTRPPTKSSYKPPTYLPPETTTSRPTSTTQFTTRFTTRPTVTTFSTIKTTSHIRTTQPTSYLPPERTTRPTITSSHIFETTTPYVSIKTTPKTKPTTRPTYLPPDITETTRTTVSHTTPSYGTPSQSPPTSSVSTRGTTPGSKPPPYLPPSSPRPTYITVTPPPYPTPIYSITPSTTTYKTPTGSPGPTPTLPPVTYRTTGYNYPIPDIPFDFRKR is encoded by the exons ATG TGGAAGCTGCTGTGGACTGCCACCCTAGTGGCAGTACTCTCCACGTGCAATGCTAAGCATATTGAAAGGGATAAACGAGCGATAGAGAATTATCCAATACCCCAAAGAGCATTCGATGGATATCATTACGAGACGCCGAGCAAGCCTTTCACTTTACCTCCTAGTAG AGATACTACAACGAAAGTGACCATCCAAACACGACCTATTCCTTCGACGTTTCCGCCGAGGACAAAACCACCATATTCGTATTCAACTCCAGAAGAACCACTAACTTTCCCACCTACACCGAGGGTGACGACCAAACCGCCACTTGTTCCTTCGACGTTACCGCCGAGGACAAAACCACCATACTCGTATCCAACTCCGGAAGAACCACTAACTTTTCCACCTACACCGAGGGTGACGACCAAACCGCCACTTGTTCCTTCGACGTTACCGCCAAGGACAAAACCACCATACTCGTATCCAACTCCGGAAGAACCACTCACCTTTCCACCTACACCGAGGGTAACAACTAAACCACCAATTCATCCAACGACACCCCATCCAGGATATCCACAATCAACACCAACGATCCCTTTCCCATTACCACCGAGCCCACCAACTAGACCACCGTACCAACCTCCACAAACACCAGCCAGACCACCATATCAACCACCGCAAACACCATCCATACCAACATATCAACCACCGCAGACTCCAACCAGACCACCGTATCAACCACCACAGACACCATCCAAACCTCCATACCAACCTCCGCAGACGCCATCCATACCACCATATCAACCACCGCAGACTCCACCCAGAC CACCATATCAACCTCCACAGACTCCAACCAAACCACCATATCAACCTCCACAGACTCCAACCAAACCACCATATCAACCACCACAGACTCCACCCAGACCTCCATATCAACCACCACAGACACCAGCCAGACCACCGTACGAAACAACACCACATCCAGGATATTCTAAATCGACGCCAAAAATCCCTTTCCCATTGCCACCCAAAACATCGAGACCACCTTATCCTACACCAGAAGAACCAATTACAAGACCACCAACTAGACCACCTACGCAACCTCCAACTAAACCGTCCTATCTTCCTCCAACATTACAACCTTCTACAAAACCACCTCCATATCAACCACCAACGCAACCTCCTACAAGACAACCTCCATACCAACCACCAACGCAGCCACCTACGAGGCCACCTCCATATCAACCACCAACACAACCCCCTACAAGACCACCTCCATATCAACCACCAACTCAACCACCTACCAGACCACCTCCATATCAACCACCAACACAACCTCCTACAAGACCACCTCCATACCAACCACCAACGCAGCCTCCTACACGACAACCTCCATATCAACCTCCAACGCAACCTCCTACAAGGCCACCTCCATATCAACCACCGACACAGCCTCCTACAAGACAACCTCCATATCAACCACCAACACAGCCTCCTACAAGACAACCTCCATACCAGCCACCAACGCAGCCTCCTACAAGACAACCCCCATATCAACCACCAACGCAGCCTCCTACTAGACCAACCTATTTACCTCCCCCCTCACAACCTACTAGACCACCTCCATATCAACCTCCAACATTGCCTCCTACAAGACAACCTCCATATCAACCACCAACTCAGCCTCCTACAAGACAAC CTCCATATCAACCACCAACACAGCCTCCTACAAGACCACCTCCATATCAACCACCGACGCAACCTCCTACAAGACAACCTCCATATCAACCACCAACACAGCCTCCTACAAGACCACCTCCATATCAACCACCGACGCAACCTCCTACTAGACCACCTCCATATCAACCACCAACGCAACCTCCTACAAGGCCACCTCCTTACCAACCACCAACACAGCCTCCTACAAGACAACCTCCGTACCAACCACCAACACTGCCGCCTACAAGGCCACCTCCATATCAACCACCAACGCAGCCTCCTACTAAGCCCACCTATTTACCTCCACCAACGCAACCTACTAGACCACCTCCATATCAACCACCAACGTTGCCTCCTACAAGACAACCTCCATATCAACCACCAACGTTGCCTCCTACAAGACAACCTCCATATCAACCACCAACGCAGCCTCCTACAAGACCACCTCCATATCAACCACCGACGCAACCTCCTACTAGACCACCTCCATATCAACCACCAACATTGCCTCCTACAAGGCCACCACCATATCAACCTCCAACACAGCCTCCTACAAGACAACCTCCTTATCAACCTCCAACGCAGCCTCCTACACGACAACCCCCATATCAACCTCCAACACAACCTCCCACAAGACCACCTCCATATCAACCACCAACGCAACCTCCTACCAGACAACCTCCATACCAACCACCAACTCAACCTCCTACTAAGCCAACCTATCTACCTCCAACATCACGACCTACCATACCTACTAGACCACCAACGAAATCTTCTTACAAACCACCGACCTATCTTCCACCAGAAACTACCACCAGTCGTCCAACCTCAACTACTCAATTTACAACAAGATTCACAACAAGGCCAACAGTTACAACTTTCTCTACTATCAAAACAACATCTCACATACGTACCACCCAACCCACATCCTATCTTCCACCGGAAAGAACTACGAGACCAACGATAACGTCATCTCATATCTTTGAAACGACAACCCCATACGTTTCAATTAAAACAACGCCAAAAACAAAGCCAACGACGAGGCCCACTTATCTTCCACCAGATATAACGGAAACCACTAGGACCACTGTGTCTCACACGACACCTTCCTATGGTACACCTAGCCAATCACCGCCAACTTCATCCGTTTCAACGAGAGGCACGACGCCTGGTAGTAAGCCTCCTCCTTATCTGCCACCATCTTCCCCAAGGCCGACTTATATCACTGTAACTCCACCTCCTTATCCTACACCGATTTACAGCATAACGCCTAGCACAACAACGTACAAAACCCCAACGGGAAGTCCAGGACCTACTCCTACCCTACCACCAGTGACCTACAGAACAACAGGTTACAATTATCCGATTCCAGATATCCCCTTTGATTTTCGTAAGCGATGA
- the LOC127062930 gene encoding uncharacterized protein LOC127062930 isoform X2, whose translation MWKLLWTATLVAVLSTCNAKHIERDKRAIENYPIPQRAFDGYHYETPSKPFTLPPSRDTTTKVTIQTRPIPSTFPPRTKPPYSYSTPEEPLTFPPTPRVTTKPPLVPSTLPPRTKPPYSYPTPEEPLTFPPTPRVTTKPPLVPSTLPPRTKPPYSYPTPEEPLTFPPTPRVTTKPPIHPTTPHPGYPQSTPTIPFPLPPSPPTRPPYQPPQTPARPPYQPPQTPSIPTYQPPQTPTRPPYQPPQTPSKPPYQPPQTPSIPPYQPPQTPPRPPYQPPQTPTRPPYQPPQTPSIPPYQPPQTPTRPPYQPPQTPSRPPYQPPQTPTRPPYQPPQTPTKPPYQPPQTPTKPPYQPPQTPPRPPYQPPQTPARPPYETTPHPGYSKSTPKIPFPLPPKTSRPPYPTPEEPITRPPTRPPTQPPTKPSYLPPTLQPSTKPPPYQPPTQPPTRQPPYQPPTQPPTRPPPYQPPTQPPTRPPPYQPPTQPPTRPPPYQPPTQPPTRPPPYQPPTQPPTRQPPYQPPTQPPTRPPPYQPPTQPPTRQPPYQPPTQPPTRQPPYQPPTQPPTRQPPYQPPTQPPTRPTYLPPPSQPTRPPPYQPPTLPPTRQPPYQPPTQPPTRQPPYQPPTQPPTRPPPYQPPTQPPTRQPPYQPPTQPPTRPPPYQPPTQPPTRPPPYQPPTQPPTRPPPYQPPTQPPTRQPPYQPPTLPPTRPPPYQPPTQPPTKPTYLPPPTQPTRPPPYQPPTLPPTRQPPYQPPTLPPTRQPPYQPPTQPPTRPPPYQPPTQPPTRPPPYQPPTLPPTRPPPYQPPTQPPTRQPPYQPPTQPPTRQPPYQPPTQPPTRPPPYQPPTQPPTRQPPYQPPTQPPTKPTYLPPTSRPTIPTRPPTKSSYKPPTYLPPETTTSRPTSTTQFTTRFTTRPTVTTFSTIKTTSHIRTTQPTSYLPPERTTRPTITSSHIFETTTPYVSIKTTPKTKPTTRPTYLPPDITETTRTTVSHTTPSYGTPSQSPPTSSVSTRGTTPGSKPPPYLPPSSPRPTYITVTPPPYPTPIYSITPSTTTYKTPTGSPGPTPTLPPVTYRTTGYNYPIPDIPFDFRKR comes from the exons ATG TGGAAGCTGCTGTGGACTGCCACCCTAGTGGCAGTACTCTCCACGTGCAATGCTAAGCATATTGAAAGGGATAAACGAGCGATAGAGAATTATCCAATACCCCAAAGAGCATTCGATGGATATCATTACGAGACGCCGAGCAAGCCTTTCACTTTACCTCCTAGTAG AGATACTACAACGAAAGTGACCATCCAAACACGACCTATTCCTTCGACGTTTCCGCCGAGGACAAAACCACCATATTCGTATTCAACTCCAGAAGAACCACTAACTTTCCCACCTACACCGAGGGTGACGACCAAACCGCCACTTGTTCCTTCGACGTTACCGCCGAGGACAAAACCACCATACTCGTATCCAACTCCGGAAGAACCACTAACTTTTCCACCTACACCGAGGGTGACGACCAAACCGCCACTTGTTCCTTCGACGTTACCGCCAAGGACAAAACCACCATACTCGTATCCAACTCCGGAAGAACCACTCACCTTTCCACCTACACCGAGGGTAACAACTAAACCACCAATTCATCCAACGACACCCCATCCAGGATATCCACAATCAACACCAACGATCCCTTTCCCATTACCACCGAGCCCACCAACTAGACCACCGTACCAACCTCCACAAACACCAGCCAGACCACCATATCAACCACCGCAAACACCATCCATACCAACATATCAACCACCGCAGACTCCAACCAGACCACCGTATCAACCACCACAGACACCATCCAAACCTCCATACCAACCTCCGCAGACGCCATCCATACCACCATATCAACCACCGCAGACTCCACCCAGAC CACCATATCAACCTCCACAGACTCCAACCAGACCACCGTATCAACCCCCACAAACACCATCCATACCGCCATATCAACCTCCACAAACTCCAACGAGACCACCATATCAGCCTCCACAGACGCCTTCCAGACCACCATATCAACCCCCACAGACTCCAACCAGACCACCATATCAACCTCCACAGACTCCAACCAAACCACCATATCAACCTCCACAGACTCCAACCAAACCACCATATCAACCACCACAGACTCCACCCAGACCTCCATATCAACCACCACAGACACCAGCCAGACCACCGTACGAAACAACACCACATCCAGGATATTCTAAATCGACGCCAAAAATCCCTTTCCCATTGCCACCCAAAACATCGAGACCACCTTATCCTACACCAGAAGAACCAATTACAAGACCACCAACTAGACCACCTACGCAACCTCCAACTAAACCGTCCTATCTTCCTCCAACATTACAACCTTCTACAAAACCACCTCCATATCAACCACCAACGCAACCTCCTACAAGACAACCTCCATACCAACCACCAACGCAGCCACCTACGAGGCCACCTCCATATCAACCACCAACACAACCCCCTACAAGACCACCTCCATATCAACCACCAACTCAACCACCTACCAGACCACCTCCATATCAACCACCAACACAACCTCCTACAAGACCACCTCCATACCAACCACCAACGCAGCCTCCTACACGACAACCTCCATATCAACCTCCAACGCAACCTCCTACAAGGCCACCTCCATATCAACCACCGACACAGCCTCCTACAAGACAACCTCCATATCAACCACCAACACAGCCTCCTACAAGACAACCTCCATACCAGCCACCAACGCAGCCTCCTACAAGACAACCCCCATATCAACCACCAACGCAGCCTCCTACTAGACCAACCTATTTACCTCCCCCCTCACAACCTACTAGACCACCTCCATATCAACCTCCAACATTGCCTCCTACAAGACAACCTCCATATCAACCACCAACTCAGCCTCCTACAAGACAAC CTCCATATCAACCACCAACACAGCCTCCTACAAGACCACCTCCATATCAACCACCGACGCAACCTCCTACAAGACAACCTCCATATCAACCACCAACACAGCCTCCTACAAGACCACCTCCATATCAACCACCGACGCAACCTCCTACTAGACCACCTCCATATCAACCACCAACGCAACCTCCTACAAGGCCACCTCCTTACCAACCACCAACACAGCCTCCTACAAGACAACCTCCGTACCAACCACCAACACTGCCGCCTACAAGGCCACCTCCATATCAACCACCAACGCAGCCTCCTACTAAGCCCACCTATTTACCTCCACCAACGCAACCTACTAGACCACCTCCATATCAACCACCAACGTTGCCTCCTACAAGACAACCTCCATATCAACCACCAACGTTGCCTCCTACAAGACAACCTCCATATCAACCACCAACGCAGCCTCCTACAAGACCACCTCCATATCAACCACCGACGCAACCTCCTACTAGACCACCTCCATATCAACCACCAACATTGCCTCCTACAAGGCCACCACCATATCAACCTCCAACACAGCCTCCTACAAGACAACCTCCTTATCAACCTCCAACGCAGCCTCCTACACGACAACCCCCATATCAACCTCCAACACAACCTCCCACAAGACCACCTCCATATCAACCACCAACGCAACCTCCTACCAGACAACCTCCATACCAACCACCAACTCAACCTCCTACTAAGCCAACCTATCTACCTCCAACATCACGACCTACCATACCTACTAGACCACCAACGAAATCTTCTTACAAACCACCGACCTATCTTCCACCAGAAACTACCACCAGTCGTCCAACCTCAACTACTCAATTTACAACAAGATTCACAACAAGGCCAACAGTTACAACTTTCTCTACTATCAAAACAACATCTCACATACGTACCACCCAACCCACATCCTATCTTCCACCGGAAAGAACTACGAGACCAACGATAACGTCATCTCATATCTTTGAAACGACAACCCCATACGTTTCAATTAAAACAACGCCAAAAACAAAGCCAACGACGAGGCCCACTTATCTTCCACCAGATATAACGGAAACCACTAGGACCACTGTGTCTCACACGACACCTTCCTATGGTACACCTAGCCAATCACCGCCAACTTCATCCGTTTCAACGAGAGGCACGACGCCTGGTAGTAAGCCTCCTCCTTATCTGCCACCATCTTCCCCAAGGCCGACTTATATCACTGTAACTCCACCTCCTTATCCTACACCGATTTACAGCATAACGCCTAGCACAACAACGTACAAAACCCCAACGGGAAGTCCAGGACCTACTCCTACCCTACCACCAGTGACCTACAGAACAACAGGTTACAATTATCCGATTCCAGATATCCCCTTTGATTTTCGTAAGCGATGA
- the LOC127062930 gene encoding uncharacterized protein LOC127062930 isoform X4, whose product MWKLLWTATLVAVLSTCNAKHIERDKRAIENYPIPQRAFDGYHYETPSKPFTLPPSRDTTTKVTIQTRPIPSTFPPRTKPPYSYSTPEEPLTFPPTPRVTTKPPLVPSTLPPRTKPPYSYPTPEEPLTFPPTPRVTTKPPLVPSTLPPRTKPPYSYPTPEEPLTFPPTPRVTTKPPIHPTTPHPGYPQSTPTIPFPLPPSPPTRPPYQPPQTPARPPYQPPQTPSIPTYQPPQTPTRPPYQPPQTPSKPPYQPPQTPSIPPYQPPQTPPRPPYQPPQTPSIPPYQPPQTPTRPPYQPPQTPSIPPYQPPQTPTRPPYQPPQTPSRPPYQPPQTPTRPPYQPPQTPTKPPYQPPQTPTKPPYQPPQTPPRPPYQPPQTPARPPYETTPHPGYSKSTPKIPFPLPPKTSRPPYPTPEEPITRPPTRPPTQPPTKPSYLPPTLQPSTKPPPYQPPTQPPTRQPPYQPPTQPPTRPPPYQPPTQPPTRPPPYQPPTQPPTRPPPYQPPTQPPTRPPPYQPPTQPPTRQPPYQPPTQPPTRPPPYQPPTQPPTRQPPYQPPTQPPTRQPPYQPPTQPPTRPTYLPPPSQPTRPPPYQPPTLPPTRQPPYQPPTQPPTRQPPYQPPTQPPTRPPPYQPPTQPPTRQPPYQPPTQPPTRPPPYQPPTQPPTRPPPYQPPTQPPTRPPPYQPPTQPPTRQPPYQPPTLPPTRPPPYQPPTQPPTKPTYLPPPTQPTRPPPYQPPTLPPTRQPPYQPPTLPPTRQPPYQPPTQPPTRPPPYQPPTQPPTRPPPYQPPTLPPTRPPPYQPPTQPPTRQPPYQPPTQPPTRQPPYQPPTQPPTRPPPYQPPTQPPTRQPPYQPPTQPPTKPTYLPPTSRPTIPTRPPTKSSYKPPTYLPPETTTSRPTSTTQFTTRFTTRPTVTTFSTIKTTSHIRTTQPTSYLPPERTTRPTITSSHIFETTTPYVSIKTTPKTKPTTRPTYLPPDITETTRTTVSHTTPSYGTPSQSPPTSSVSTRGTTPGSKPPPYLPPSSPRPTYITVTPPPYPTPIYSITPSTTTYKTPTGSPGPTPTLPPVTYRTTGYNYPIPDIPFDFRKR is encoded by the exons ATG TGGAAGCTGCTGTGGACTGCCACCCTAGTGGCAGTACTCTCCACGTGCAATGCTAAGCATATTGAAAGGGATAAACGAGCGATAGAGAATTATCCAATACCCCAAAGAGCATTCGATGGATATCATTACGAGACGCCGAGCAAGCCTTTCACTTTACCTCCTAGTAG AGATACTACAACGAAAGTGACCATCCAAACACGACCTATTCCTTCGACGTTTCCGCCGAGGACAAAACCACCATATTCGTATTCAACTCCAGAAGAACCACTAACTTTCCCACCTACACCGAGGGTGACGACCAAACCGCCACTTGTTCCTTCGACGTTACCGCCGAGGACAAAACCACCATACTCGTATCCAACTCCGGAAGAACCACTAACTTTTCCACCTACACCGAGGGTGACGACCAAACCGCCACTTGTTCCTTCGACGTTACCGCCAAGGACAAAACCACCATACTCGTATCCAACTCCGGAAGAACCACTCACCTTTCCACCTACACCGAGGGTAACAACTAAACCACCAATTCATCCAACGACACCCCATCCAGGATATCCACAATCAACACCAACGATCCCTTTCCCATTACCACCGAGCCCACCAACTAGACCACCGTACCAACCTCCACAAACACCAGCCAGACCACCATATCAACCACCGCAAACACCATCCATACCAACATATCAACCACCGCAGACTCCAACCAGACCACCGTATCAACCACCACAGACACCATCCAAACCTCCATACCAACCTCCGCAGACGCCATCCATACCACCATATCAACCACCGCAGACTCCACCCAGACCTCCATATCAACCACCGCAAACACCATCCATACCACCATATCAACCTCCACAGACTCCAACCAGACCACCGTATCAACCCCCACAAACACCATCCATACCGCCATATCAACCTCCACAAACTCCAACGAGACCACCATATCAGCCTCCACAGACGCCTTCCAGACCACCATATCAACCCCCACAGACTCCAACCAGACCACCATATCAACCTCCACAGACTCCAACCAAACCACCATATCAACCTCCACAGACTCCAACCAAACCACCATATCAACCACCACAGACTCCACCCAGACCTCCATATCAACCACCACAGACACCAGCCAGACCACCGTACGAAACAACACCACATCCAGGATATTCTAAATCGACGCCAAAAATCCCTTTCCCATTGCCACCCAAAACATCGAGACCACCTTATCCTACACCAGAAGAACCAATTACAAGACCACCAACTAGACCACCTACGCAACCTCCAACTAAACCGTCCTATCTTCCTCCAACATTACAACCTTCTACAAAACCACCTCCATATCAACCACCAACGCAACCTCCTACAAGACAACCTCCATACCAACCACCAACGCAGCCACCTACGAGGCCACCTCCATATCAACCACCAACACAACCCCCTACAAGACCACCTCCATATCAACCACCAACTCAACCACCTACCAGACCACCTCCATATCAACCACCAACACAACCTCCTACAAGACCACCTCCATACCAACCACCAACGCAGCCTCCTACACGACAACCTCCATATCAACCTCCAACGCAACCTCCTACAAGGCCACCTCCATATCAACCACCGACACAGCCTCCTACAAGACAAC CTCCATACCAGCCACCAACGCAGCCTCCTACAAGACAACCCCCATATCAACCACCAACGCAGCCTCCTACTAGACCAACCTATTTACCTCCCCCCTCACAACCTACTAGACCACCTCCATATCAACCTCCAACATTGCCTCCTACAAGACAACCTCCATATCAACCACCAACTCAGCCTCCTACAAGACAAC CTCCATATCAACCACCAACACAGCCTCCTACAAGACCACCTCCATATCAACCACCGACGCAACCTCCTACAAGACAACCTCCATATCAACCACCAACACAGCCTCCTACAAGACCACCTCCATATCAACCACCGACGCAACCTCCTACTAGACCACCTCCATATCAACCACCAACGCAACCTCCTACAAGGCCACCTCCTTACCAACCACCAACACAGCCTCCTACAAGACAACCTCCGTACCAACCACCAACACTGCCGCCTACAAGGCCACCTCCATATCAACCACCAACGCAGCCTCCTACTAAGCCCACCTATTTACCTCCACCAACGCAACCTACTAGACCACCTCCATATCAACCACCAACGTTGCCTCCTACAAGACAACCTCCATATCAACCACCAACGTTGCCTCCTACAAGACAACCTCCATATCAACCACCAACGCAGCCTCCTACAAGACCACCTCCATATCAACCACCGACGCAACCTCCTACTAGACCACCTCCATATCAACCACCAACATTGCCTCCTACAAGGCCACCACCATATCAACCTCCAACACAGCCTCCTACAAGACAACCTCCTTATCAACCTCCAACGCAGCCTCCTACACGACAACCCCCATATCAACCTCCAACACAACCTCCCACAAGACCACCTCCATATCAACCACCAACGCAACCTCCTACCAGACAACCTCCATACCAACCACCAACTCAACCTCCTACTAAGCCAACCTATCTACCTCCAACATCACGACCTACCATACCTACTAGACCACCAACGAAATCTTCTTACAAACCACCGACCTATCTTCCACCAGAAACTACCACCAGTCGTCCAACCTCAACTACTCAATTTACAACAAGATTCACAACAAGGCCAACAGTTACAACTTTCTCTACTATCAAAACAACATCTCACATACGTACCACCCAACCCACATCCTATCTTCCACCGGAAAGAACTACGAGACCAACGATAACGTCATCTCATATCTTTGAAACGACAACCCCATACGTTTCAATTAAAACAACGCCAAAAACAAAGCCAACGACGAGGCCCACTTATCTTCCACCAGATATAACGGAAACCACTAGGACCACTGTGTCTCACACGACACCTTCCTATGGTACACCTAGCCAATCACCGCCAACTTCATCCGTTTCAACGAGAGGCACGACGCCTGGTAGTAAGCCTCCTCCTTATCTGCCACCATCTTCCCCAAGGCCGACTTATATCACTGTAACTCCACCTCCTTATCCTACACCGATTTACAGCATAACGCCTAGCACAACAACGTACAAAACCCCAACGGGAAGTCCAGGACCTACTCCTACCCTACCACCAGTGACCTACAGAACAACAGGTTACAATTATCCGATTCCAGATATCCCCTTTGATTTTCGTAAGCGATGA